The following nucleotide sequence is from Melioribacteraceae bacterium.
GAAGATTGGCAAGCAAGTAGACATGGCACAGTAAATTTTGGATGTTACATTTGTCATGGTGACGGAGAAGAAACATTTTATCCAAAAGGTACAGATGCACAATGTGGCGGTTGTCATGCCGGGCAACTTGATTCCTTTGACAATTCTAAATTCACAAGTTGTTTTGATTGTCATAATGGTCACACTTTAAAATTTCACAACGATTAACAGCCTTATTGGAGGAAACTAAATGAGTTTAAGTAGAAGAGATTTTTTAAGAGCATCTGCATTAACTGCCGCTGCTACAACACTCGGAGTTGGTTCAGTCTTCAATAGCAAAGTTTTTGCTGCAACCGGAATCGACAAAGATCAGTTTGTACAAGACAGCAAAGGTGTAATGTGGCATAAATCCGTTTGTAGATTATGCGGTGTAGGATGCGGTGTTATGCTCGGCGTCAAAGATGGTCAGCCTTTCGGAATAAGAGGAGACAAGGAAAATACGGTAAATAGTGGATTGCTTTGCGTGAAAGGATTTTATCTAAATAAAATGATTACAGCAAAGAATCGTTTACTCTATCCGATGATCCGCAAAAATGGTAAACTTACACGTGCTACATGGGATGAAGCACTAGATCTAGTAGCATCAAAGTTTACTGAAATTAAAGAAAAACATGGTCCAGATGCGCTTGCTTTTTATGGTTCAGGTCAAGCAGAAACAGAAGAAACTTATGTAGCAAACAAATTATTCAAAGGTCATATCGGAACAAACAACGTGGAAGGAAATCCTCGTTTATGTATGGCAAGTGCTGTTGGCGGTTATACAACAACATTTGGTGCGGATGAACCGGTTGGTACTTATGATGATATTGAAAAATGCGATATGTTTTTGTTGGTAGGAAGTAATACAGCCGAAGCACATCCTGTAATATATGACAGACTTGTTGCTCGTAAAAAGCAAAATCCGAATGTAAAAGTTGTAATAATTGATCCAAGAAAAACACCAACCAACAAAATTGCAGACTTACACTTACAAGTAATTCCGGGCTATGATCTTGCAATAATGAATGCCATAGCAAAGATACTTATTGATAATGGTTATACAGATGAACAATTCATTAAAGATAGCGTAAACTTTAGTGACGGCACTAACCCGATTACTTTTGAAGATTACAAAAAGTTCTTAGAAAAATACACACCTGAGTATGCAGCAAAACAATGTGGTGTAAATGCTGAAGATATTGTTAAAGCGGCTAAATTGTTTGGTGAAACTCCTCGTGTTATGACAATGTGGTGTATGGGTGTTAATCAAAGAGTTGCCGGTGTATTCCTGAACAACCTTATTCATAACTTACACTTACTAACAGGTAAGATCGGTAAAGACGGCTGCGATTCATTCTCATTAACCGGTCAACCAAATGCATGTGGTGGTGTGAGAGAAGGCGGTGGTTTATGCCACCTTTTACCTGGACATAGAGCTGTCGCAAATGAAAAGCACAGAAAAGAAATAGCTGAAATATGGAATGTCCCCGCAGAAAACATTCAGCCTGCTCCGGGTAAACATACCGTCGCAATGTTTGAGGGGTTAGCAAAAGGAGAAATAAAAGGTATATATATTCTTTGCACAAGTCCGGCACAATCTCTCCCAAACCTAAACAAGTATCTAAAAGGAATGGAAGACGCATTTATGGTTGTTGCAGAATCATTCCATCCGACCGAAACTTCTCAAATGGCAGACGTAGTTCTACCAGCTGCTTTCTGGGGAGAAAAAGAAGGTGTTTACGGATGTACAGAAAGAAGATCACAACATATGGCAAAGGCATTAGCTCCAGCCGGTGAAGCAAGATGGGATGCATTTATTCTTGCAGACATTGCTAAACGAATGGGCTATGGTAAAAACTTCGAACACTTTACATCAGCCGAAGCAATTTGGAATGAATATCTGAAGACAACTAAAGGAACGGATATGGATTTAACAGGTGCAACTTATACACGACTTAAAAAAGTTCGTGGTTTAAGATGGCCGGTTCCTTCGGAAGATCATCCTGGTACTACTCACAGATTTACAGAAGGTGATCCATACTTCCCTAAAGATAAAGCAGCAGGTAAACGTATGTATTTCTATACAAAACCTGATGGCAGAGCAGTAGTATTTGCTCGTCCGGATAAAGGTCCCGAAGAACAAACCTCTCCTGAATATCCGATAGCATTAACAACGGGGCGTATTCTTGAACAATGGCATACAATGTCAATGACAGGCCAAGTTCCCGAGTTAGTGAGGGCAGCGCCCCGACCTTATGTAGAAATCAATCCTGAAGATGCAAAAGAACTTGGTGTAGCTACAAGAGATAAGGTAAGAATGGTTACAAAACGCGGCTCACTGATTGTTGAAGCAAAAGTTATTGACAGACCACGCAAAGGAACAATTTTTGTCCCTTGGCATTGGCCTGAAAGCTTGACGAACATTTTAACAATCGATGCGGTAGATCCTGGTTCAAAAGAACCTGAGTATAAAGTTGCTGCTTGTAGACTCGAAAAAGTATAGTTAACCCTTGTGCTGGGATTGTTACAAGCAATCCCGGCACGCTATTGTAAGGAGTATAAGTGATGATTATAGCAAGTATGATCGTAAAAGTTGATGAAGAAAAAATTAACGATGTTGTTTTAGAATTACAAAAAATTCCAAACGTTACAACACACGGTATTTATAAAAAAGAAAATATTATCGTTCTTGTTGAAGCCGAATCAAATGATCAGTTAAGAGATTTGGGAAGATTTATTAACTCTACATTTGACGGAGTAATTGGTACATATCCAACTTTCGTTTCGGCTGATGAAGAATTTGAAATAGCAAGAGCGAACTAATATAGATTTTCAAAATGCTGAACTTCATTCTCAACTATATTGAAAAAGCAGTAAGTGATGTTTCACCGCTTCGCCCTCCGGGAGCTGTTCCGGAAAAAGAATTCCTAAATAAATGCATCAAGTGCAATAAGTGCCTGCAAGTTTGTCCTTACGATAGCATTATTACAGCTGGGATTGAATATGGAAAAAGTTTCGGCACCCCGATTATAAATGCAAGAGATATACCTTGTTATGTATGTATGTTGTGTCCGCCCGTATGTCCAACAGGTGCATTGGATAATAATCTCGTTGAAAAAGAAAAAATCAGAATGGGAATGGCGGAAATTAACGAAAACACTTGTATGCCATATGTGGGAATAATTTGCAGAGCATGTTTTGAGAATTGTCCGATTTTCCGTAAAGCAATTATTCTTGAAGATGAGATGTATCCAAAAGTAATTGAAGAACATTGTATTGGCTGCGGTATTTGTGAACAAGTTTGCCCTGTTGAAGGTTCGGCGATTATTGTGAAGAGTTACCATAATGTCTAAATCGACAAAGTTTTATAAAAATCTAAATAAGTACAGAAAATCAGTTCAAATATTTTCAATACTGTTTCTGATTTCTATCCCAATATTAATTTTGTTTGATATTCGATATATAATCGGGAATATGTATTCGATAAGTTTCTGGGACTTGGATATTGTTGATCCCGCTATGATGGTTCAAACTATTGTACTTTCAAAGGAGTTTTATTTACCATTATTAATTGCCGCTTTAATTCCAATTGGTCTCGCTTTAGTATTTGGAAGGGTATTCTGCAGCTGGATGTGCCCATACAACACACTGCTCGAATTACTTGAACCGCGTTGGCTAAAGAAAATTCAAAGAAAAATTTTTAATGGAAAAAGAAAAAGTAATGTTAATCCGAAACCTTACGTTTATTGGATTATTTATGCATTGCTTATTCTAATTACTCTTGTTATAGGAATTCCTCTTTTCACTTGGATCTCAATGCCGGGTATAATCTCTTCTGAAATATTCTCGGCAATAATTGGTCTTGGAATTGGAGTGTGTTCTATAGTTTTCATAATTGTATTTTTAACGGAAGTTATAATCGGTAAAAGATATTGGTGTAAATATTTCTGTCCGGTTGGTGCAACTTTAGCGCTATTCAAAACTAAATATACCATGCATATAAATCATGATGCAGACACATGTGATTGTACTGCTAACGCTGAACCATGCGGTAATAATTGTCCGCTTGAATTAAACCCAAAAGAGAAAAACCTTTATCCATACTGTTTCAATTGTGGTAGATGTATAAAAGTGTGTGAATTGACTGGCAATAAAGCATTGTCGTTTTCATTCAATAACAAAATTAAAAATTAAGAGGTATAAATGTTCGGATCATTTGGCGCTACTGAAATTTTGATAATTGTGTTTGCTTTACTTTTGCTTTTTGGCGGAAAGAAATTAC
It contains:
- a CDS encoding cytochrome c3 family protein gives rise to the protein MKKVYLVVLFILALGIVSLGFMDNQQSEKHADVDWTVGCQECHAETTPDIFEDWQASRHGTVNFGCYICHGDGEETFYPKGTDAQCGGCHAGQLDSFDNSKFTSCFDCHNGHTLKFHND
- a CDS encoding 4Fe-4S dicluster domain-containing protein gives rise to the protein MLNFILNYIEKAVSDVSPLRPPGAVPEKEFLNKCIKCNKCLQVCPYDSIITAGIEYGKSFGTPIINARDIPCYVCMLCPPVCPTGALDNNLVEKEKIRMGMAEINENTCMPYVGIICRACFENCPIFRKAIILEDEMYPKVIEEHCIGCGICEQVCPVEGSAIIVKSYHNV
- a CDS encoding 4Fe-4S binding protein, producing the protein MSKSTKFYKNLNKYRKSVQIFSILFLISIPILILFDIRYIIGNMYSISFWDLDIVDPAMMVQTIVLSKEFYLPLLIAALIPIGLALVFGRVFCSWMCPYNTLLELLEPRWLKKIQRKIFNGKRKSNVNPKPYVYWIIYALLILITLVIGIPLFTWISMPGIISSEIFSAIIGLGIGVCSIVFIIVFLTEVIIGKRYWCKYFCPVGATLALFKTKYTMHINHDADTCDCTANAEPCGNNCPLELNPKEKNLYPYCFNCGRCIKVCELTGNKALSFSFNNKIKN
- a CDS encoding nitrate reductase, with product MSLSRRDFLRASALTAAATTLGVGSVFNSKVFAATGIDKDQFVQDSKGVMWHKSVCRLCGVGCGVMLGVKDGQPFGIRGDKENTVNSGLLCVKGFYLNKMITAKNRLLYPMIRKNGKLTRATWDEALDLVASKFTEIKEKHGPDALAFYGSGQAETEETYVANKLFKGHIGTNNVEGNPRLCMASAVGGYTTTFGADEPVGTYDDIEKCDMFLLVGSNTAEAHPVIYDRLVARKKQNPNVKVVIIDPRKTPTNKIADLHLQVIPGYDLAIMNAIAKILIDNGYTDEQFIKDSVNFSDGTNPITFEDYKKFLEKYTPEYAAKQCGVNAEDIVKAAKLFGETPRVMTMWCMGVNQRVAGVFLNNLIHNLHLLTGKIGKDGCDSFSLTGQPNACGGVREGGGLCHLLPGHRAVANEKHRKEIAEIWNVPAENIQPAPGKHTVAMFEGLAKGEIKGIYILCTSPAQSLPNLNKYLKGMEDAFMVVAESFHPTETSQMADVVLPAAFWGEKEGVYGCTERRSQHMAKALAPAGEARWDAFILADIAKRMGYGKNFEHFTSAEAIWNEYLKTTKGTDMDLTGATYTRLKKVRGLRWPVPSEDHPGTTHRFTEGDPYFPKDKAAGKRMYFYTKPDGRAVVFARPDKGPEEQTSPEYPIALTTGRILEQWHTMSMTGQVPELVRAAPRPYVEINPEDAKELGVATRDKVRMVTKRGSLIVEAKVIDRPRKGTIFVPWHWPESLTNILTIDAVDPGSKEPEYKVAACRLEKV
- a CDS encoding chaperone NapD, with the translated sequence MIIASMIVKVDEEKINDVVLELQKIPNVTTHGIYKKENIIVLVEAESNDQLRDLGRFINSTFDGVIGTYPTFVSADEEFEIARAN